GAAATCGAGGAGAGAATTGACCGCGAAGTCAAAAAGGAGATAGTCGATATCTATCAGGACCTCATCGACGAGATATGGACCAGAATCGCTCCCATACTGGGGACGTTGAGTTTAAAAGCCATTATGGATCGAGCCGTCTCGATCACCTCAAGGGAGTTCAGTTTTATGAGCTCGATCGAGGTAACGGAGGAGGGCGTCTGTCTCGAAAGATTGAAGGAGGAGATTAAATCAAATCACGGCCGCCAATTACTAAAGGAAGGTTTTAAAAGGTTGATCGTCAACCTGTTCCATATTCTGGCCAGATTGACCGGCAAGATCCTGATAAATAGGCTTCTCCAGGAAATCAACGGGCTTAAGGAGCTAACGGAAGGGGAGGTGTGAGATGGATCAGGTTATCAGGCTGGACATCGAAGGGTTGGACGAGGCGTTGGGCGGAGGGGTGCCCTCGCTTTCGATAAACATCATCGCAGGTCCCCCCGGCTCGGGGAAGACGATCCTCATGCAACAGATCATGTTCAATCTTGCGAAGAAAGGCGCGAGATCGCTTTACTTGACCACCGTCTCCGAGCCAGCCCTCAAGATGATCAGATACATGCAGAAGTTCGACTTCTTCGACGAGGATCTGTTCGGGAAGAGTATAGAGTATAAGGATATAGGTAGATATGTGAGCAAGGAGGGTATAGGAGGCCTTGCGGACGAAATCATTAGGCTCGTCAGGGAGACCGAATCAGAGGTATTGGTTATAGACAGCTTCAAGGCGATAAGGGATCTATGTTCATCGGAGGAGGAGTTCCGCAGGTTCACATATTCGCTGAGCGTTTATCTTTCGGTGGAGAGCGTGACGAGCTTTTTGGTGGGAGAGTACAGCCAGGAGGAGACGAGATCACTCTCTGAGTTCGCCATAGCGGACGGCATACTCTACCTCTACACGGAGATGGAGGGAACGCTCTCAAAGAGATACTTGAGGGTACTGAAGCTGAGAGGTGCTGCTCCATGCGATGAGCCTATCCCGTTCGAGATAACCGGTTCGGGCTGCGTCTTCTTTCCGGCTAAGGTTAGATTGGAAGGCGTCAAACCCAAGAGCGGCGTGATCCATCTCGATATACCCGGGTGGGATATGCTATTAGGTGGGCCGATGAAGAGGGGTAGGAGCATGATCATATCGGGGATATCCGGCTCGGGCAAAACCACCCTGTGCCTCCAGATAGCAAATCATGTGACCCAACAGGGAAATCATAGAACGCTTTACATGGCGTTCGAGGAGACGGAGGAACATCTCATCGACCTCGCTGAGAGTTTCGGATGGGATCTGAGAGGGAAAATGGAGAAGGGTGAGATAAAGGTTATATCTGTACCCCAGACCGAGGTGAACGCGGACGCACATATCGGACTGCTTTTGAAGGAGCTTTCGGAGTTCAAACCGGATGTGGTAATCGTAGATTCGCTCTCCATACTGCTTTACAGGGTGCAGGATGAGGTCTCACGTAGAGATAAGGTATTTCAGATAACCGAAGGGATAAGGAAAGCAGGGGCGATTGGATTTCTGGTTACCGATATCCCCGCCGATCAGAGCACCAAGCTGTCAAGGTTTGGGGTTGAGGAAACGGTCGTTGACGGAGTGATCGTCCTCAGCACCGAGGTTAAAGGGCTAACGAGACGCAGATACATAGAGGTCTATAAGCTCCGCAACGCCAGACATCTCTCAGGAAGGCACAGGATGAGCATAACCGATAACGGCCTGGAGATACTTGTCCCGGAGATGCTGCCTAAATATGGAGGGGAAATAGATAGGACGGTCCACTTCTCCCCTGTCAAAGGCATGATGGAGCCGCCGCCAGGTTTTGGTACCTCGTGGCTGGTCAAAGGACTTCACGGACTGGGTAAATCGGTCTTAGCATATCAGTTCGCATGGGAGGGACTGCGAAACGGGGAGTACGCCTTGATCCTGTCTTTAGATGTGCCCGCCTCCATCACCAGACGGAATATGAAGGAGCTTGGGTTTGACGTCGAAGAGTACGAGAAGATGAACAGGATCATCATTGCCGATCCCTCCGGTGAGGAGGAACTGGGAGACATTCAGGACCCTGAGGAATTTGTCTTCTATATGATGAAGTTGGTCGGCAGACTGGGACAACCGCTGAGGGTGGTGACCGATTCGCTCACCCCGCTCGCCTTAGGCCCCGATTCCAATAGATTCGTTGAGATGATTCACAGAAAGAACCTACTTCTCAGAAATGCAGGGGCGGTTATCTTCGATCTGATGCTGGACCAGATCCTCTCCACCGTGGAATTCAACAGGATGATGGGCGCTTATGACGTGATGATAGAGCTCTTCTATCCGGATTGGGGCGAGATGCAGCAACAGGGGATAGGCTCCAACGCCTTCAGAA
This sequence is a window from Candidatus Poribacteria bacterium. Protein-coding genes within it:
- a CDS encoding AAA family ATPase; translated protein: MDQVIRLDIEGLDEALGGGVPSLSINIIAGPPGSGKTILMQQIMFNLAKKGARSLYLTTVSEPALKMIRYMQKFDFFDEDLFGKSIEYKDIGRYVSKEGIGGLADEIIRLVRETESEVLVIDSFKAIRDLCSSEEEFRRFTYSLSVYLSVESVTSFLVGEYSQEETRSLSEFAIADGILYLYTEMEGTLSKRYLRVLKLRGAAPCDEPIPFEITGSGCVFFPAKVRLEGVKPKSGVIHLDIPGWDMLLGGPMKRGRSMIISGISGSGKTTLCLQIANHVTQQGNHRTLYMAFEETEEHLIDLAESFGWDLRGKMEKGEIKVISVPQTEVNADAHIGLLLKELSEFKPDVVIVDSLSILLYRVQDEVSRRDKVFQITEGIRKAGAIGFLVTDIPADQSTKLSRFGVEETVVDGVIVLSTEVKGLTRRRYIEVYKLRNARHLSGRHRMSITDNGLEILVPEMLPKYGGEIDRTVHFSPVKGMMEPPPGFGTSWLVKGLHGLGKSVLAYQFAWEGLRNGEYALILSLDVPASITRRNMKELGFDVEEYEKMNRIIIADPSGEEELGDIQDPEEFVFYMMKLVGRLGQPLRVVTDSLTPLALGPDSNRFVEMIHRKNLLLRNAGAVIFDLMLDQILSTVEFNRMMGAYDVMIELFYPDWGEMQQQGIGSNAFRIVKSRISKFDNHPYPYTIERGKGVVLHRWFYNQ